In Kineococcus endophyticus, a single window of DNA contains:
- a CDS encoding ABC transporter substrate-binding protein, whose protein sequence is MSHPRTPAPHQAAALSRRSLLSYAGGAGALAALAACGGGSQGSSGSDGDLTWFMWSGSTQEVDAWKHVAQMVTTADSSTKVTFQTASWNDYWTKLTSQAASGASADVLSMQSLRAPQFAELFVPLDDKLESLGIASDTFESSIFDGLKVDGKLLALPYDFGPFVIFYNKTAFQEAGLALPAEGWTKDDFTAAARKLTTGGKYGFFANNTIDGALPFVLSDYDVAAVDDSGKLDVDNDAWRSTLQWYADLITKEKVAAPLPSGNTSSAATNQFQAGNAAMTLDGPWSLINAKATAKFEVGIAPVPTGMKGSKTWTAGSGFGVSTSAKDPDRAAKAVAVLTGVDAEKYLGQQGRAFPARVSEQQSWYDGNDLGDAKTVMDYSIQNSVPYKTTANWTQVNDTYSRYAVTAFNGDSTVDDLIQRVQAQGEK, encoded by the coding sequence ATGTCCCACCCCCGCACGCCCGCGCCCCACCAGGCCGCCGCCCTGTCCCGCCGCTCCCTGCTGTCCTACGCCGGGGGAGCGGGCGCCCTGGCCGCGCTCGCCGCCTGCGGCGGCGGGTCCCAGGGGTCCTCCGGGTCCGACGGCGACCTCACCTGGTTCATGTGGTCCGGCTCGACCCAGGAGGTCGACGCCTGGAAGCACGTGGCCCAGATGGTCACGACCGCCGACTCCAGCACCAAGGTGACGTTCCAGACCGCGTCGTGGAACGACTACTGGACCAAGCTCACCTCCCAGGCCGCGAGCGGTGCCTCCGCGGACGTGCTGAGCATGCAGTCGCTGCGCGCCCCGCAGTTCGCGGAGCTGTTCGTCCCCCTCGACGACAAGCTCGAGTCCCTCGGCATCGCCTCGGACACCTTCGAGTCGAGCATCTTCGACGGCCTGAAGGTCGACGGGAAGCTGCTCGCCCTGCCCTACGACTTCGGGCCCTTCGTCATCTTCTACAACAAGACGGCGTTCCAGGAGGCGGGTCTGGCCCTGCCGGCCGAGGGGTGGACCAAGGACGACTTCACGGCGGCCGCCCGCAAGCTCACGACGGGCGGGAAGTACGGGTTCTTCGCCAACAACACGATCGACGGCGCCCTGCCGTTCGTCCTGTCCGACTACGACGTCGCCGCGGTCGACGACTCCGGCAAGCTCGACGTGGACAACGACGCCTGGCGTTCCACCCTGCAGTGGTACGCCGACCTCATCACCAAGGAGAAGGTCGCCGCGCCGCTGCCCAGCGGGAACACCTCCTCGGCCGCCACGAACCAGTTCCAGGCGGGCAACGCCGCGATGACGCTCGACGGGCCGTGGAGCCTCATCAACGCCAAGGCCACGGCCAAGTTCGAGGTCGGCATCGCCCCCGTCCCGACCGGGATGAAGGGGTCCAAGACGTGGACCGCCGGGTCCGGGTTCGGCGTCTCGACGTCCGCCAAGGACCCCGACCGCGCGGCCAAGGCCGTCGCCGTCCTCACCGGCGTGGACGCGGAGAAGTACCTCGGCCAGCAGGGCCGGGCGTTCCCGGCCCGCGTCTCGGAGCAGCAGTCCTGGTACGACGGGAACGACCTCGGGGACGCGAAGACCGTCATGGACTACTCGATCCAGAACTCCGTCCCCTACAAGACGACGGCGAACTGGACGCAGGTCAACGACACGTACTCCCGGTACGCCGTCACCGCGTTCAACGGCGACAGCACGGTCGACGACCTGATCCAGCGGGTCCAGGCCCAGGGCGAGAAGTAG
- a CDS encoding ElyC/SanA/YdcF family protein, which produces MRTPLDPRAGAALLGAAVLGWASVEAVHALAARRGFPGGRRAVAPDVVVVLGCPPRPDGTVSGMQRWRTEIAVRTPGRPVLVFSGYARPGAPSEAAVMAAHARDVLGVDPARLRTEETATTTWENVVRTLGDLEGARHVALASSPVHALRARRYLARLRPDLAARLVPAADYRPGERWGLKAATAGYDLARSVGLRTVSSHRMSSSEEHGIEGS; this is translated from the coding sequence GTGCGGACGCCCCTGGACCCCCGAGCGGGCGCTGCCCTCCTCGGCGCGGCCGTCCTCGGGTGGGCGTCGGTCGAGGCCGTCCACGCCCTCGCGGCCCGGCGCGGGTTCCCGGGAGGCCGGCGCGCGGTCGCCCCCGACGTCGTCGTGGTCCTCGGCTGCCCGCCCCGGCCGGACGGCACGGTCAGCGGGATGCAGCGCTGGCGCACCGAGATCGCCGTCCGCACCCCGGGCCGGCCGGTCCTGGTGTTCTCCGGCTACGCACGGCCCGGCGCCCCGAGCGAGGCGGCCGTCATGGCGGCCCACGCCCGCGACGTCCTCGGCGTCGACCCCGCACGGCTGCGGACGGAGGAGACGGCCACGACCACGTGGGAGAACGTCGTCCGCACGCTGGGCGACCTCGAGGGTGCCCGGCACGTGGCCCTGGCGTCCTCGCCGGTGCACGCGCTGCGCGCCCGCCGCTACCTCGCGCGCCTGCGTCCGGACCTCGCCGCCCGGCTCGTACCGGCCGCCGACTACCGCCCCGGCGAGCGCTGGGGCCTGAAGGCCGCGACCGCCGGGTACGACCTCGCGCGGTCCGTCGGTCTCCGCACGGTGTCTAGTCATCGGATGTCCAGCTCCGAGGAACACGGCATCGAGGGTTCTTGA
- a CDS encoding pyridoxal phosphate-dependent aminotransferase produces the protein MNLEQSDKLANVLYDVRGPALRRAQQLEEAGHRILKLNIGNPAPFGFEAPDELLQDMVANLPVAQGYSDSKGIPSARRAVVQSSQLKGVRDVGVGDVYMGNGVSELIVMAMQALLNDGDEVLVPAPDYPLWTAAVSLAGGRAVHYLCDESQDWEPDLEHLRAQVSPRTKAMVVINPNNPTGAVYGTRVLEGMLQVAREHGLLVLSDEIYDKILYDDAVHVSTASLAPDLLCITFNGLSKAYRVAGFRSGWMYLSGPKAHASGFVEGLDLLANMRLCANVPAQHVVQAALSGHQSINDLVLPGGRLAEQSHRTWELLNAIPGVSCVKPRGALYCFPRLDPEVHAVQDDYQLIVDLLEDQHVLVVQGTGFNWPTPDHFRIVTLPRVEDLENAVGRIGTFLGARRG, from the coding sequence ATGAACCTCGAGCAGTCGGACAAACTCGCGAACGTCCTCTACGACGTCCGCGGCCCCGCCCTGCGACGCGCGCAGCAGCTCGAGGAGGCCGGTCACCGCATCCTCAAGCTGAACATCGGCAACCCGGCCCCGTTCGGTTTCGAGGCCCCCGACGAACTGCTCCAGGACATGGTCGCGAACCTGCCGGTCGCGCAGGGGTACAGCGACAGCAAGGGCATCCCCTCGGCGCGCCGGGCCGTCGTGCAGTCCAGCCAGCTCAAGGGCGTCCGCGACGTCGGCGTCGGCGACGTCTACATGGGCAACGGCGTCAGCGAACTCATCGTCATGGCCATGCAGGCCCTGCTCAACGACGGCGACGAGGTGCTCGTCCCGGCGCCGGACTACCCGCTGTGGACGGCGGCCGTGAGCCTGGCCGGCGGCCGCGCGGTGCACTACCTCTGCGACGAGTCGCAGGACTGGGAACCGGACCTGGAGCACCTGCGGGCCCAGGTCTCCCCGCGCACCAAGGCGATGGTCGTCATCAACCCGAACAACCCCACGGGCGCCGTGTACGGCACCCGCGTCCTGGAGGGCATGCTGCAGGTCGCGCGCGAGCACGGGCTGCTCGTCCTGTCCGACGAGATCTACGACAAGATCCTCTACGACGACGCCGTCCACGTCTCCACGGCCTCCCTCGCGCCGGACCTGCTGTGCATCACCTTCAACGGGTTGTCCAAGGCCTACCGCGTGGCGGGTTTCCGGTCGGGGTGGATGTACCTGTCCGGCCCGAAGGCGCACGCGTCGGGTTTCGTCGAGGGGCTCGACCTGCTCGCCAACATGCGCCTGTGCGCCAACGTGCCCGCCCAGCACGTCGTGCAGGCCGCGCTGTCGGGGCACCAGTCCATCAACGACCTCGTCCTGCCCGGCGGCCGGCTCGCCGAGCAGTCGCACCGGACGTGGGAACTGCTCAACGCCATCCCCGGCGTCAGCTGCGTGAAACCCCGCGGCGCCCTCTACTGCTTCCCGCGCCTGGACCCCGAGGTGCACGCGGTGCAGGACGACTACCAGCTCATCGTCGACCTGCTGGAGGACCAGCACGTCCTCGTCGTGCAGGGCACGGGGTTCAACTGGCCGACGCCGGACCACTTCCGCATCGTGACCCTCCCCCGCGTCGAGGACCTCGAGAACGCCGTCGGGCGCATCGGGACGTTCCTGGGCGCCCGCCGCGGCTGA
- a CDS encoding MFS transporter, with amino-acid sequence MPRPPFRRLLVPSAALWWGLQLSFLNPALAFLLVGLFDATPTEVGVVLALYNASGFVASLVVPVWADRRGEYVLPMVASGVLTAALAVVLALVTALPPAVVALVVLGGPAGVGSSLLFAHLKNAGAGAEQVVRTRAVFSAAWIAGPPLATVLLGYGVHWLLAAVVVIAALNVVTTLQLRRGVAVGAPEAPAGPGVPWRGTALVAVAFVAVAAANSAAVSVMSLFVTQRLGLDVVWAGIVLGVSAGLEIPALLLLGRLTARFGDLPLVLSGCLAGTAYYLGVVFVAVGPVSLLALQALNAWFFAISAGVGLTMFQRIIPRPGLAVGVFGNVRKVGQVIAGPVIAVGSSTHLGYGGVFAVCAGLTTVALLVVLVSRRAVPELSARPA; translated from the coding sequence GTGCCCCGCCCCCCGTTCCGCCGGTTGCTCGTCCCCTCCGCCGCCCTGTGGTGGGGTCTGCAGCTGTCCTTCCTCAACCCCGCCCTGGCCTTCCTCCTCGTCGGCCTGTTCGACGCCACCCCCACCGAGGTCGGCGTCGTCCTGGCCCTCTACAACGCCAGCGGGTTCGTCGCCTCGCTCGTCGTCCCCGTCTGGGCGGACCGGCGGGGGGAGTACGTCCTGCCCATGGTGGCCAGCGGGGTGCTGACCGCGGCGCTCGCGGTGGTGCTGGCGCTCGTGACCGCGCTGCCGCCGGCCGTCGTCGCGCTGGTCGTCCTGGGTGGTCCTGCGGGCGTGGGGTCCTCCCTCCTGTTCGCCCACCTCAAGAACGCGGGGGCCGGGGCCGAGCAGGTCGTGCGGACCCGGGCCGTGTTCTCGGCCGCCTGGATCGCCGGGCCGCCCCTGGCCACGGTCCTCCTGGGGTACGGGGTGCACTGGTTGCTGGCGGCCGTCGTCGTGATCGCCGCGCTCAACGTGGTCACGACGCTGCAGCTGCGCCGGGGCGTGGCGGTCGGCGCGCCGGAGGCCCCCGCCGGACCGGGGGTCCCGTGGCGGGGGACCGCCCTCGTCGCCGTGGCCTTCGTCGCCGTGGCCGCGGCCAACAGCGCCGCCGTCAGCGTCATGAGCCTGTTCGTGACGCAGCGCCTGGGGCTCGACGTCGTGTGGGCCGGGATCGTCCTCGGCGTCTCGGCGGGGCTCGAGATCCCCGCGTTGCTGCTCCTGGGCCGGCTGACCGCACGCTTCGGCGACCTGCCGCTGGTGCTGTCGGGGTGCCTGGCCGGCACCGCCTACTACCTGGGTGTCGTGTTCGTCGCCGTCGGGCCGGTGTCGTTGCTGGCGCTGCAGGCCCTCAACGCGTGGTTCTTCGCGATCAGCGCCGGTGTGGGGTTGACGATGTTCCAGCGGATCATCCCGCGCCCCGGTCTGGCCGTCGGGGTGTTCGGGAACGTCCGCAAGGTCGGCCAGGTCATCGCCGGGCCGGTCATCGCCGTCGGCTCCTCGACGCACCTCGGCTACGGGGGCGTCTTCGCGGTGTGCGCGGGGCTCACGACCGTCGCCCTCCTCGTCGTCCTCGTCTCACGACGGGCCGTGCCGGAACTGTCGGCACGGCCCGCGTGA
- a CDS encoding RidA family protein — protein sequence MTGVRLVRSQDLADVPYAYAATVPAGARLTFLAGSCPLDRDGRTVCVGDVAGQARAVVENLRTALAAVGAELTDVVSTRVLVATTRHEDLVAAWDVVSAAFGDHDVPSTLLGVTVLGWPDQLVEVEAVAIVPG from the coding sequence GTGACGGGCGTCCGGCTCGTGCGCAGCCAGGACCTCGCCGACGTCCCGTACGCGTACGCGGCCACGGTCCCCGCCGGAGCGCGGCTGACCTTCCTCGCCGGCAGCTGCCCCCTCGACCGGGACGGCAGGACCGTCTGCGTCGGGGACGTCGCCGGGCAGGCACGTGCGGTCGTCGAGAACCTGCGCACCGCGCTGGCGGCGGTCGGTGCCGAGCTGACGGACGTCGTGAGCACGAGGGTCCTCGTCGCGACCACCCGGCACGAGGACCTCGTCGCCGCGTGGGACGTGGTCAGCGCAGCGTTCGGCGACCACGACGTCCCGAGCACGCTGCTCGGCGTCACCGTGCTCGGCTGGCCCGACCAGCTCGTCGAGGTGGAGGCCGTGGCGATCGTGCCCGGCTGA
- a CDS encoding class I SAM-dependent methyltransferase, translated as MPDPIFADPRLAVVYDAFEDPRRPDLDPYVARAHVPGTRRVLDVGCGTGVLAARLADLGLEVTGADPAAASVDVARTRGDRVTWLHLAAADLPPLGADLAVMTGNVAQVFLTDDDLDDALAGVARAVRPGGRFVLEARRPQARAWETWEPVEEHRDVPGVGRVERAFSLLDVAPPFVSFRQTYRLRGEVVVSDSTLRFRELDELEDALTRRGFSVDAVGQAPDRPGLEFVVDAVR; from the coding sequence GTGCCGGACCCGATCTTCGCCGACCCGCGTCTCGCCGTCGTGTACGACGCCTTCGAGGACCCCCGACGGCCCGACCTCGACCCGTACGTGGCCCGCGCGCACGTCCCCGGTACCCGGCGGGTCCTCGACGTGGGGTGCGGGACGGGGGTCCTCGCGGCGCGGCTCGCGGACCTGGGTCTGGAGGTGACGGGCGCCGACCCGGCCGCCGCCAGCGTGGACGTCGCCCGGACCCGCGGCGACCGCGTCACCTGGCTGCACCTCGCCGCCGCCGACCTCCCGCCGCTGGGAGCCGACCTGGCCGTCATGACGGGCAACGTCGCCCAGGTGTTCCTCACCGACGACGACCTCGACGACGCGCTGGCCGGGGTGGCCCGGGCCGTGCGTCCCGGCGGCCGGTTCGTCCTGGAGGCGCGACGGCCGCAGGCCCGGGCGTGGGAGACGTGGGAGCCGGTCGAGGAGCACCGCGACGTGCCCGGCGTCGGCCGGGTCGAGCGCGCCTTCTCGCTGCTCGACGTGGCGCCGCCGTTCGTGAGCTTCCGGCAGACCTACCGGCTGCGGGGTGAGGTCGTCGTCTCCGACTCCACGCTCCGCTTCCGCGAGCTCGACGAGCTGGAGGACGCGCTGACGCGGCGCGGGTTCTCGGTGGACGCCGTGGGCCAGGCACCGGACCGGCCGGGGCTGGAGTTCGTCGTGGACGCGGTCCGGTGA
- a CDS encoding mycothiol transferase, whose translation MDAKDLLLDLYGRIPAAAHAAVDGLDEDTLTARLDPQANSIAWLVWHLVRVQDDHVSEVAGHEQTWTADGWAGRFALPFDDGETGYGFDADQVGRVRAGADLLTGYLDAVQDRTTAYLRTLSDTDLDRVVDEQWDPPVTLGVRLVSVADDDLEHAAQAAFLRGVLERR comes from the coding sequence ATGGACGCCAAGGACCTCCTCCTCGACCTCTACGGCCGCATCCCCGCCGCCGCGCACGCCGCCGTCGACGGCCTGGACGAGGACACGCTCACCGCTCGGCTCGACCCGCAGGCCAACAGCATCGCCTGGCTCGTGTGGCACCTCGTCCGCGTCCAGGACGACCACGTCAGCGAGGTGGCCGGCCACGAGCAGACCTGGACGGCCGACGGCTGGGCCGGCCGGTTCGCCCTCCCGTTCGACGACGGCGAGACGGGGTACGGCTTCGACGCCGACCAGGTCGGGCGGGTCCGGGCGGGCGCCGACCTGCTGACCGGGTACCTCGACGCCGTCCAGGACCGGACGACGGCCTACCTGCGGACCCTGTCGGACACCGACCTCGACCGGGTCGTCGACGAGCAGTGGGACCCGCCGGTCACGCTCGGGGTGCGTCTGGTGAGCGTCGCCGACGACGACCTCGAGCACGCGGCGCAGGCGGCGTTCCTGCGCGGGGTGCTGGAACGGCGCTGA
- a CDS encoding cold-shock protein, with protein MAQGTVKWFNGEKGFGFIAPTDGGPDVFVHYSAISGNGYRNLEENDTVEFEVTQGAKGPQAANVVRL; from the coding sequence ATGGCTCAGGGAACTGTCAAGTGGTTCAACGGCGAGAAGGGCTTCGGCTTCATCGCCCCCACCGACGGTGGTCCGGACGTCTTCGTCCACTACTCCGCGATCTCCGGCAACGGGTACCGCAACCTCGAGGAGAACGACACCGTCGAGTTCGAGGTGACCCAGGGCGCCAAGGGCCCCCAGGCCGCCAACGTCGTCCGTCTCTGA
- a CDS encoding fatty acid desaturase family protein codes for MTTLPTDARPARRTTPYGALTAAVQEAGLMRRRTGHYWGRIAATTLAFAAVVAGTVLLRDSWLVLLTAAPLALVLTQFAFLGHDGAHRQIFATHRGNEWAARIFAALLTGLSYGWWMGKHTRHHQAPNKLGTDTDIESDVVSFHGEAAAGRKGLLRWATAKQGWWFWPLLTLAGLNLHADSVRTMIKGRAGKRRWIDTSLIVVHWAVYASALVLLLGPARGAAFFGVHMAAFGFSMGGAFAPNHVGMPIVAREAKVDYIRRQVLTSRNISGGWFVDLVMGGLNHQVEHHLFPSMPRPNLRAARPFVQRFCAEHGISYTETSLARSFADIVAYLNQVGIAARDPFSCPLVGQLRAA; via the coding sequence GTGACGACCCTGCCCACCGACGCCCGCCCAGCGCGCCGCACCACTCCCTACGGGGCGCTGACCGCGGCGGTCCAGGAGGCCGGTCTCATGCGCCGGCGCACCGGGCACTACTGGGGGCGCATCGCCGCGACGACCCTGGCCTTCGCGGCCGTCGTCGCAGGCACCGTCCTGCTGCGCGACTCGTGGCTGGTCCTGCTGACGGCCGCCCCGCTTGCGCTCGTCCTGACGCAGTTCGCCTTCCTGGGCCACGACGGCGCGCACCGGCAGATCTTCGCCACGCACCGCGGCAACGAGTGGGCGGCGCGCATCTTCGCGGCCCTGCTGACGGGCCTGTCGTACGGCTGGTGGATGGGCAAGCACACCCGCCACCACCAGGCCCCCAACAAGCTCGGGACGGACACCGACATCGAGTCCGACGTCGTCTCGTTCCACGGCGAGGCCGCGGCCGGCCGCAAGGGCCTGCTGCGCTGGGCCACCGCCAAGCAGGGCTGGTGGTTCTGGCCGTTGCTGACCCTCGCGGGCCTGAACCTGCACGCCGATTCGGTCCGCACGATGATCAAGGGCCGGGCGGGCAAGCGACGCTGGATCGACACCTCGCTCATCGTCGTGCACTGGGCCGTCTACGCGAGCGCCCTCGTCCTGCTCCTCGGGCCCGCCCGGGGTGCGGCGTTCTTCGGTGTCCACATGGCGGCCTTCGGGTTCTCCATGGGCGGCGCGTTCGCGCCCAACCACGTCGGCATGCCGATCGTGGCCCGTGAGGCGAAGGTCGACTACATCCGCCGCCAGGTGCTGACGTCGCGCAACATCTCGGGCGGCTGGTTCGTCGACCTCGTCATGGGGGGGCTCAACCACCAGGTCGAGCACCACCTGTTCCCGTCCATGCCGCGACCGAACCTGCGCGCGGCGCGTCCCTTCGTGCAGCGCTTCTGCGCCGAGCACGGCATCTCCTACACCGAGACATCGCTGGCGCGGTCCTTCGCCGACATCGTCGCCTACCTGAACCAGGTGGGGATCGCCGCGCGGGACCCGTTCTCGTGCCCGCTCGTCGGTCAGCTCCGCGCCGCCTGA